The proteins below are encoded in one region of Levilactobacillus namurensis:
- the dltD gene encoding D-alanyl-lipoteichoic acid biosynthesis protein DltD, with translation MAKRLLRIFGPLILAAILVLAVLVSPVTFGFKKVSAGEERQAAVSLSPNVLKGKRIKEAALKQNYVPFFGSSEWSRIDPMHPSVLAQKYHRDYRPFLLGARGTQSLTQFFVMQNIQSELKNKKAVFVISPQWFVKDGTRKDAFAFYYSQLQTTEWLSHYRHDAIDQYAAKRLLQMPVAKSDHFLYAALKRVSAGQSLTSNQRFYLKAKQNMLTQEDEFFSGINMPSQNLNKVNQQAKKLPTQYSFSKLDALAGRIGKSQTGNNRFQISDSFYNHGLKQELKGGKLAGFQKNLSYTKSPEFADFQLVLDQFARLHTNVMFIIPPVNAKWSAYTGLSQSMLRQFDQKIRYQLQSQGFNNICDLTDKSNVPYFMTDTIHLGWRGWLAVDQKVDPFLTQPQAKPKYKINDKFYSQEWQQLNPNELTTYADTTN, from the coding sequence ATGGCAAAGCGATTACTACGGATCTTTGGTCCGTTAATTCTCGCGGCTATCTTGGTTTTGGCGGTATTGGTCTCACCGGTGACCTTTGGGTTTAAGAAGGTCAGCGCAGGTGAAGAACGCCAAGCGGCGGTTTCCTTGTCGCCTAACGTGTTAAAGGGTAAGCGGATTAAGGAAGCGGCGTTGAAGCAAAACTACGTGCCGTTCTTCGGCTCGTCGGAATGGTCTCGAATCGATCCCATGCACCCATCGGTCTTAGCCCAGAAGTATCACCGGGACTACCGGCCGTTTCTACTGGGTGCTCGGGGGACGCAATCTTTGACCCAGTTCTTCGTGATGCAAAACATCCAATCGGAGCTGAAGAACAAGAAGGCGGTCTTCGTGATTTCGCCACAATGGTTCGTCAAAGACGGGACGCGGAAGGATGCCTTTGCCTTCTACTACTCACAATTGCAGACGACGGAGTGGTTGTCACACTACCGTCACGACGCTATCGATCAGTATGCGGCGAAGCGGTTGCTGCAGATGCCAGTGGCCAAGTCAGACCATTTCCTCTACGCAGCCTTAAAGCGGGTATCGGCTGGTCAATCGTTGACGAGTAACCAACGTTTCTACCTCAAAGCCAAGCAAAACATGTTAACTCAAGAGGATGAATTCTTCTCGGGAATCAACATGCCATCGCAGAACCTGAATAAGGTTAACCAGCAAGCGAAGAAGTTACCCACTCAATACTCCTTCTCGAAGTTGGATGCCTTGGCAGGCCGCATTGGGAAGTCCCAAACGGGGAATAACCGGTTCCAAATCAGTGATTCGTTCTATAACCATGGACTGAAACAGGAGTTAAAGGGTGGGAAGTTAGCTGGGTTCCAAAAGAACCTGAGCTATACGAAGTCACCTGAATTCGCCGATTTCCAATTGGTTCTGGATCAGTTTGCACGGTTGCATACGAATGTGATGTTCATTATTCCACCAGTGAATGCGAAGTGGTCGGCCTACACGGGTCTGTCGCAAAGCATGCTCCGGCAGTTTGATCAGAAGATTCGTTATCAGTTGCAGTCGCAAGGGTTTAACAACATTTGCGACCTGACGGATAAGAGCAACGTGCCTTACTTCATGACGGATACGATTCATTTAGGCTGGCGGGGCTGGCTGGCGGTTGACCAAAAGGTCGATCCGTTCTTGACCCAGCCACAAGCTAAGCCCAAGTACAAGATTAACGACAAGTTCTATTCACAGGAATGGCAACAGTTGAACCCTAACGAGTTGACCACTTATGCGGATACGACGAATTAG
- the dnaK gene encoding molecular chaperone DnaK, with amino-acid sequence MASNKIIGIDLGTTNSAVAVLEGSTPKIIANKEGARTTPSVVAFKDGETQVGEVAKRQAITNPNTISSIKSHMGEAGYKVAVDGKDYTPEQISAMILQHLKSFAEDYIGDTVDKAVITVPAYFNDAQRQATKDAGKIAGLNVERIINEPTAAALAYGLDKQDKDEKIMVYDLGGGTFDVSILDLGDGVFDVLSTNGDTHLGGDDFDQKIMDWLIAGFKDENGVDLSKDKMALQRLKDAAEKAKKDLSGVTEAQISLPFISAGENGPLHLEKSLSRAKFNELTADLVDKTRIPVQNALKDADLQASDIDVVILNGGSTRIPAVQEAVKNWTGKEPSHSINPDEAVALGAAVQGGVITGDVKDVVLLDVTPLSLGIETMGGVFTKLIDRNTTIPTSKSQVFSTAADNQPAVDIHVLQGERPMAADNKTLGNFQLTDIPAAPRGVPQIQVTFDIDKNGIVNVSAKDMGTNKEQKITIKSSDGLSDDEIEKMMKAAKENEAADKKRKEEVDTKNEVDQLLFQTDKTLKEVKGKVSDDEIKKAEDARDALKKAQEANNLDDMKTKKDDLTKIIQDLSVKLYQQAQNAQGGANGAAGAGAQGGAQGTSDNGGKGDDTVDGDFHEVHDDDNK; translated from the coding sequence ATGGCAAGCAATAAAATTATTGGGATTGATTTAGGGACGACCAACTCAGCCGTTGCCGTTCTAGAAGGTAGTACCCCCAAGATCATTGCGAACAAGGAAGGCGCTCGGACGACGCCATCCGTCGTTGCGTTTAAAGATGGTGAAACCCAAGTTGGTGAAGTTGCCAAGCGGCAAGCAATCACGAACCCTAACACGATTTCATCAATTAAGAGCCACATGGGTGAAGCCGGATACAAGGTTGCCGTGGATGGCAAGGACTACACGCCAGAACAAATCTCCGCGATGATTCTGCAACACTTGAAGTCGTTTGCTGAAGACTACATTGGTGACACGGTCGACAAGGCGGTCATCACGGTCCCAGCTTACTTCAACGATGCCCAACGGCAAGCAACTAAGGATGCCGGTAAGATTGCGGGTCTGAACGTTGAACGGATTATCAACGAACCAACGGCGGCTGCTTTAGCTTACGGTTTGGATAAGCAGGATAAAGACGAAAAGATCATGGTTTACGACCTTGGTGGTGGGACGTTTGATGTGTCCATCCTGGACTTAGGGGATGGCGTCTTCGATGTTCTGTCCACTAACGGGGATACTCACTTAGGTGGGGATGACTTTGACCAAAAGATCATGGACTGGTTGATTGCTGGTTTCAAGGATGAAAACGGTGTGGACTTGTCCAAGGATAAGATGGCACTGCAACGGCTGAAGGATGCCGCTGAAAAGGCTAAGAAGGACCTCTCTGGGGTTACTGAAGCCCAAATCAGCTTGCCATTTATTTCGGCTGGTGAAAACGGCCCATTGCACTTGGAAAAGAGCTTGTCACGGGCTAAGTTCAACGAATTAACGGCGGACTTGGTTGACAAGACCCGGATCCCTGTTCAAAATGCGTTGAAGGATGCGGACTTACAAGCCAGCGACATTGACGTGGTCATCTTAAACGGTGGGTCAACTCGGATTCCAGCCGTTCAAGAAGCGGTCAAGAACTGGACGGGTAAGGAGCCAAGCCACTCCATCAACCCTGATGAAGCCGTTGCTTTAGGTGCCGCCGTTCAAGGTGGGGTCATCACCGGTGACGTCAAGGACGTTGTGCTGTTGGATGTGACGCCATTGTCCTTGGGGATTGAAACCATGGGTGGTGTCTTCACGAAGTTGATCGATCGGAACACGACGATCCCAACCAGCAAGTCCCAAGTCTTCTCTACGGCTGCGGATAACCAACCAGCCGTTGATATCCACGTCTTACAAGGTGAACGGCCAATGGCTGCGGACAACAAGACGTTGGGGAACTTCCAACTGACAGACATTCCAGCTGCCCCTCGTGGTGTTCCTCAAATCCAAGTAACGTTCGATATCGATAAGAACGGGATCGTTAACGTTTCCGCTAAGGATATGGGCACGAACAAGGAACAAAAGATCACCATCAAGAGTTCCGATGGCCTGTCCGATGACGAAATCGAAAAGATGATGAAGGCAGCTAAGGAAAACGAAGCAGCCGACAAGAAGCGTAAGGAAGAAGTCGACACCAAGAACGAAGTCGACCAACTCTTGTTCCAGACGGATAAGACGCTGAAGGAAGTTAAGGGCAAGGTTTCTGATGACGAAATCAAGAAGGCTGAAGATGCGCGTGACGCGTTGAAGAAGGCCCAAGAAGCGAACAACCTCGACGACATGAAGACCAAGAAGGATGATTTGACTAAGATTATCCAAGACTTGTCTGTCAAGTTATACCAACAAGCCCAAAACGCCCAAGGCGGCGCTAATGGTGCGGCTGGTGCCGGTGCCCAAGGTGGTGCTCAAGGAACCAGTGACAACGGTGGCAAGGGTGACGATACCGTTGATGGTGACTTCCACGAAGTTCACGATGACGATAACAAGTAA
- a CDS encoding teichoic acid D-Ala incorporation-associated protein DltX — MRTKWLAIWHQPVIAFIGWTIFYFAILMALVYLYGYSGLNSTTFIYNEF, encoded by the coding sequence ATGCGCACAAAGTGGCTGGCGATTTGGCATCAGCCAGTGATAGCCTTTATTGGCTGGACGATATTCTACTTTGCGATTTTAATGGCGTTAGTTTATTTATATGGCTATAGCGGCCTAAACAGCACGACATTTATTTACAATGAGTTTTAA
- the hrcA gene encoding heat-inducible transcriptional repressor HrcA, which yields MLSERQMMILRAVVRDFTNSGVPVGSKALAKQLPIHVSSATIRNEMAALEEQGLIRKTHSSSGRIPSVEGYRYYVDHLVKPDPLRPNDLNMIQSALGGDFHKIDEIISQSATILSNLTSYTAFTLKPELKDSRLSGFRLVPLGRRQVMAILVTDSGDVENQTFDVNETVTGEQLEAVVRLINDQLVGLTLPEVLKKLQTDIPVKIASYLQSPEGFLDIFGNVLTKAAQERFYVGGRLNLLNFAEDGDVDSLKSLYSLIDKTDDIADVLGQPRDNISVQIGNEMTNDALRHYSLITATYDVDQHGQGMIAILGPTRMPYSRMIGIVGAFREELAKKLLDYYRYYDE from the coding sequence ATGCTGTCAGAAAGACAGATGATGATTCTGCGAGCCGTTGTCCGTGATTTCACTAACAGTGGTGTTCCAGTGGGATCCAAGGCACTAGCTAAGCAGTTACCCATCCACGTTAGCTCAGCGACCATTCGTAACGAGATGGCGGCGCTCGAGGAACAGGGATTGATTCGCAAGACGCATTCGTCGTCTGGGCGGATTCCGTCGGTGGAAGGTTACCGGTATTACGTCGACCATTTGGTCAAGCCGGACCCGTTGCGGCCCAATGACCTGAACATGATTCAGTCCGCGTTGGGCGGTGACTTTCACAAGATTGATGAGATTATTTCGCAGTCTGCGACGATTCTCTCGAACTTGACCAGTTACACCGCGTTTACGCTGAAGCCGGAGCTTAAGGATAGTCGGTTAAGCGGCTTTCGGTTAGTTCCCCTAGGTCGCCGGCAAGTCATGGCGATTCTGGTAACGGATAGTGGCGACGTGGAGAACCAAACGTTTGATGTCAACGAGACGGTCACGGGAGAACAACTCGAGGCGGTCGTGCGGTTGATCAATGACCAACTGGTTGGCTTAACGTTACCCGAGGTTCTCAAGAAGCTCCAAACCGATATTCCGGTCAAAATTGCGAGTTACTTACAGAGTCCAGAAGGCTTTTTGGACATCTTCGGGAACGTGTTGACTAAGGCCGCGCAAGAGCGGTTCTACGTCGGTGGGCGACTCAACCTGCTGAACTTCGCGGAAGATGGTGACGTGGATTCCCTGAAGTCGCTATATTCGTTGATCGATAAGACCGACGATATTGCGGATGTTTTGGGGCAACCGCGAGATAACATCTCCGTTCAAATTGGTAACGAAATGACCAATGATGCGTTACGGCATTATAGCTTAATCACGGCGACTTATGACGTCGATCAACACGGTCAAGGGATGATTGCCATCTTGGGACCGACGCGGATGCCTTATTCGCGGATGATCGGCATCGTGGGGGCGTTTCGTGAAGAGTTGGCCAAAAAACTACTCGATTATTATCGTTACTATGACGAGTAA
- the grpE gene encoding nucleotide exchange factor GrpE, translated as MAEEQSTSAESQKSATTEGPVTEQATSTTAAADAAKQATDQAQAKPDPAAEALAALKQKSADMEDKYLRAEAEIQNMQTRFEKEQATLIKYDGQQLAKDVLPVIDNLERALAVDADDQAAQSLKKGVQMTYDHLQDALKRNNITEIGALGEKFDPTKHQAVQTVPASDDQPAETVAQVLQKGYLLKDRVLRPAMVVVAQ; from the coding sequence GTGGCTGAAGAACAATCGACATCTGCTGAAAGCCAAAAGTCGGCAACCACTGAAGGGCCGGTAACGGAACAAGCTACCAGCACGACAGCGGCTGCAGATGCGGCTAAACAAGCGACAGACCAAGCACAAGCTAAGCCCGATCCAGCGGCCGAAGCTCTAGCTGCTTTGAAGCAAAAGTCCGCAGACATGGAAGACAAGTATTTGCGGGCCGAAGCTGAAATTCAAAATATGCAAACCCGGTTTGAAAAGGAGCAGGCAACGTTGATCAAGTACGATGGTCAACAGTTAGCCAAGGATGTGTTACCCGTAATCGATAACTTGGAACGGGCCTTAGCCGTCGATGCTGACGACCAGGCTGCTCAAAGTTTGAAGAAGGGGGTCCAAATGACCTATGATCATTTACAAGACGCCCTTAAGCGGAACAACATCACCGAGATTGGTGCGTTGGGTGAGAAGTTCGATCCCACTAAGCACCAAGCTGTTCAAACCGTTCCTGCCTCGGATGATCAACCGGCAGAAACTGTGGCACAGGTCCTCCAGAAGGGTTACCTTCTCAAGGACCGGGTCTTACGACCAGCCATGGTGGTCGTAGCACAGTAA
- the dltC gene encoding D-alanine--poly(phosphoribitol) ligase subunit DltC translates to MDVKETVLSILSDLTGNDVSGAMDDNLFDSGLLDSMGSVQLLLQLQSQLGVNVPVSEFERSEWDTPNKIIAKVESLA, encoded by the coding sequence ATGGATGTAAAAGAAACGGTATTATCAATTTTATCTGATTTAACGGGGAACGATGTTAGTGGTGCGATGGATGACAACTTGTTTGATAGTGGGTTGTTAGACTCCATGGGTTCCGTTCAACTGTTGTTACAACTACAGTCACAGCTGGGTGTCAACGTGCCAGTTTCTGAATTTGAGCGGTCAGAGTGGGACACGCCCAACAAGATCATTGCGAAAGTCGAAAGCCTGGCCTAG
- the dnaJ gene encoding molecular chaperone DnaJ, giving the protein MAQKDLYGVLGVSKDASQDEIKKAYRKLSKKYHPDLNKAPDAAEKFKEVQDAYDVLGDKDKRQNYDQYGSADGAQGGFGGFGGGQAGGFGGFSGGGGFDDIFNQFFGGGGQRNPNAPRPGRDLQYQMTLKFEEAIFGKKTKITYTREAQCHTCGGNGAKPGTSPVTCQRCGGSGYVTTVTNTPLGRMQSQQPCPVCHGTGQEIKEKCPTCGGSGHEEQRHEVEVTIPAGVDDGQQMRLQGQGEAGQNGGGYGDLFIIFQVQPSKDFRRDGTEIFFDQPISFVQAAMGDEVTVKTVHGDVKLKVPAGTQGGTTFRLRGKGAPRLRGNGNGDEHVTVKVVTPKNLNKGQRDALRDFAKASGESVSGTGKGNLFDKMRDKFNDN; this is encoded by the coding sequence ATGGCGCAAAAGGACTTATACGGTGTCCTAGGAGTGTCTAAGGACGCCAGTCAAGACGAAATCAAAAAGGCCTACCGGAAGTTATCCAAGAAGTATCATCCGGACCTCAATAAGGCACCTGACGCCGCGGAGAAATTCAAGGAAGTTCAGGACGCCTACGACGTTTTAGGCGACAAAGACAAGCGGCAAAACTATGACCAATACGGTTCAGCTGACGGTGCCCAAGGTGGCTTTGGCGGCTTTGGTGGCGGCCAAGCTGGCGGCTTCGGCGGCTTTAGCGGTGGCGGCGGTTTTGACGACATCTTCAACCAGTTCTTTGGCGGGGGTGGTCAACGCAACCCGAATGCGCCCCGACCTGGACGGGACTTACAGTACCAGATGACGTTGAAGTTCGAAGAAGCCATCTTTGGTAAGAAGACCAAGATCACTTACACCCGGGAAGCACAATGCCACACGTGTGGTGGTAACGGTGCGAAGCCGGGAACCTCACCAGTGACCTGTCAACGGTGTGGCGGCTCGGGTTACGTGACGACGGTCACCAATACGCCACTGGGCCGGATGCAGAGTCAACAACCTTGCCCGGTCTGCCACGGTACGGGGCAAGAGATCAAGGAAAAGTGCCCAACTTGTGGCGGTTCTGGCCACGAGGAACAACGGCATGAAGTTGAAGTTACGATTCCAGCCGGGGTCGATGACGGACAACAGATGCGCTTACAGGGCCAAGGTGAAGCCGGTCAAAACGGCGGGGGTTACGGTGACCTCTTTATCATCTTCCAAGTTCAACCTAGCAAGGACTTCCGCCGTGACGGTACCGAAATCTTCTTTGACCAACCAATCTCCTTTGTCCAAGCGGCAATGGGTGATGAGGTCACGGTCAAGACGGTGCATGGTGACGTGAAGCTGAAGGTGCCAGCCGGGACCCAAGGGGGCACAACTTTCCGCTTACGTGGCAAGGGTGCGCCGCGCCTGCGGGGGAACGGTAACGGTGATGAACACGTCACGGTTAAGGTCGTCACGCCGAAGAACCTGAATAAGGGGCAACGTGATGCGCTGCGGGACTTCGCGAAAGCCAGTGGCGAAAGCGTGTCTGGCACGGGAAAAGGTAATTTGTTCGACAAGATGCGTGATAAATTTAATGACAACTAA
- the dltA gene encoding D-alanine--poly(phosphoribitol) ligase subunit DltA, translating into MIKNMITAIDQIATTDPDRIVYDDLGHTNTYGELKRYSDALAARLDALKLPREAPILVYGGQTFTMIATFVGITKSGHAYVPIDTHSPLERITTINEIAQPAAAIAVAPLPTDLPHTIVITPDDLEAIFQQPAPDYVVSHEVTEDETYYIIFTSGTTGKPKGVQISHTNLLSYVNWMLSDDFTLPQQPRTLSQAPYSFDLSVMDWGPTLASGGTLVALPKQVTDNFKELFETLPKMGLDVWVSTPSFMDICLLEPTFDAAHYPDLQRFLFCGEELTHATAQTLHNRFPAAKIFNTYGPTETTVAVTQVEITDQILADYSRLPIGYAKGDTTMKVVDDQLNEVSAGTEGEILIYGPSMSKGYLHNPEKTAKAFIDWHGQRVYRSGDLGVQLDNGLIMYHGRTDFQIKLHGYRIELEEVNHYLSQEDHIQAGVAVPRYDRNHKVSQLIAWVVPEATDLSELDLTKAIKENLQGGDMMEYMIPQRFVYKESLPMTPNGKVDIKSIIAEVNQ; encoded by the coding sequence GTGATAAAAAACATGATCACGGCGATTGACCAAATCGCAACAACGGACCCAGATCGGATTGTTTACGACGATTTGGGTCACACGAATACGTACGGAGAACTGAAGCGCTACTCGGACGCTTTGGCGGCGCGCTTAGATGCGCTGAAGTTACCACGAGAGGCCCCCATTTTAGTTTATGGTGGGCAGACCTTTACCATGATTGCCACGTTTGTAGGGATTACTAAGAGTGGTCATGCGTATGTGCCGATTGATACGCACTCGCCGCTCGAGCGGATTACTACGATCAATGAGATTGCGCAACCCGCAGCGGCCATCGCGGTGGCTCCCTTACCGACGGACCTGCCACACACCATCGTCATCACACCGGATGACCTGGAGGCGATTTTCCAGCAACCGGCACCCGATTATGTGGTGTCGCACGAAGTGACAGAAGATGAGACTTACTACATCATCTTCACGTCTGGTACCACGGGGAAGCCCAAGGGGGTCCAGATTTCACACACGAATTTATTGAGTTACGTCAATTGGATGCTGAGTGATGATTTCACGTTACCCCAACAGCCACGGACCTTATCGCAAGCCCCGTACTCCTTTGACCTCTCTGTCATGGATTGGGGACCAACGTTAGCGAGCGGGGGGACATTGGTAGCCTTGCCCAAGCAGGTGACGGATAATTTCAAGGAACTCTTTGAGACGTTACCTAAGATGGGCTTGGACGTGTGGGTTTCGACACCGTCCTTTATGGACATTTGCTTGCTGGAACCAACGTTTGACGCGGCCCATTATCCGGACCTCCAACGGTTCCTCTTCTGTGGTGAAGAGTTGACCCACGCAACGGCGCAGACCTTGCACAACCGTTTCCCAGCAGCCAAAATCTTCAACACCTATGGCCCAACAGAAACGACGGTCGCGGTGACCCAAGTTGAAATTACCGACCAGATTTTAGCGGATTACTCTCGGTTACCAATCGGGTACGCCAAGGGCGATACCACTATGAAGGTCGTCGACGACCAGTTGAATGAAGTTTCCGCCGGTACGGAAGGCGAGATTTTGATTTACGGACCGTCCATGTCGAAAGGATACCTGCATAACCCAGAGAAGACGGCTAAGGCCTTCATTGATTGGCACGGTCAACGGGTCTACCGTTCAGGCGACTTAGGGGTTCAATTGGATAACGGCTTGATCATGTACCATGGTCGGACGGACTTCCAGATTAAGCTCCACGGTTACCGGATTGAGTTGGAAGAAGTGAACCACTACTTGTCCCAAGAAGACCATATTCAAGCGGGAGTAGCGGTTCCCCGGTATGATCGCAACCATAAGGTCAGCCAGTTGATTGCCTGGGTCGTTCCAGAAGCGACTGACCTGTCTGAGTTAGACTTAACCAAGGCGATTAAGGAGAACTTACAGGGTGGCGACATGATGGAATACATGATTCCGCAACGGTTCGTGTATAAAGAAAGCTTACCGATGACCCCCAACGGCAAGGTGGATATTAAGTCAATTATCGCTGAGGTCAATCAGTAA
- the dltB gene encoding D-alanyl-lipoteichoic acid biosynthesis protein DltB yields MLSFEPYGNPTYFALLGVAMIPLMIGLLYGKRSRLYETLISIFFLVLTFGGPKWTQGIALIIYILYEVALTWGYAVYRKQKNSGPVFYLLVILAILPLTIVKVTPAVENGQASLIGFLGISYLTFRAVQTMMETRDGTLKDYQVMTFLQFMLFFPTISSGPIDRYRRFEHDYRTVPSREKYLGMIQKGIRYIFVGFLYKFLLAYYFGTILMPKLQVMAMHSRGGFMDLSWPVLGYMYAYSADLFFDFAGYSLFAVGTSYLMGIETPMNFKQPWRSPNIKDFWNRWHITLSFWFRDFIYMRLVFWFMKHRIFKSPRTTANVTYIINMLVMGFWHGVTWYYITYGLFHGVALVVNDAWLRYKKKHRASVPHNGFTQIFAIFLTANLVCFSFLIFSGFLNTLWFTK; encoded by the coding sequence ATGCTTTCATTTGAACCATATGGTAACCCGACCTATTTCGCCTTATTAGGGGTTGCCATGATTCCGCTGATGATCGGGTTGCTTTACGGTAAACGTTCACGGCTGTACGAGACACTGATTTCAATCTTCTTTCTGGTCCTGACGTTTGGGGGACCGAAGTGGACGCAAGGGATTGCGTTAATCATCTATATCTTGTATGAAGTGGCGTTAACTTGGGGGTACGCTGTTTATCGTAAGCAGAAAAACTCCGGTCCGGTCTTTTACCTGTTAGTCATTCTCGCTATCTTACCGTTGACCATCGTGAAGGTCACCCCGGCCGTGGAAAACGGTCAGGCGTCCTTAATTGGGTTCCTGGGAATCAGTTATCTGACGTTCCGGGCGGTCCAGACCATGATGGAGACACGGGATGGCACGTTGAAGGACTATCAGGTGATGACGTTCCTGCAATTCATGCTCTTCTTCCCCACGATTTCGTCGGGGCCCATTGACCGTTATCGGCGGTTTGAGCACGATTATCGGACCGTTCCGAGTCGCGAGAAGTATCTGGGGATGATCCAGAAGGGTATTCGATATATCTTTGTGGGGTTCTTGTATAAGTTCCTGTTAGCGTACTACTTCGGGACCATCTTGATGCCTAAGTTGCAGGTCATGGCGATGCATTCACGGGGTGGCTTCATGGATCTTTCATGGCCCGTCCTGGGATACATGTACGCGTACAGTGCGGATTTGTTCTTTGACTTCGCCGGCTATAGTTTGTTCGCTGTCGGGACGTCTTACTTGATGGGCATCGAAACGCCAATGAACTTTAAGCAGCCTTGGCGTTCGCCGAACATCAAGGACTTCTGGAATCGGTGGCACATTACGCTGTCCTTCTGGTTCCGGGACTTCATCTACATGCGGTTGGTCTTCTGGTTCATGAAGCACCGCATCTTCAAGAGTCCGCGGACGACCGCCAACGTGACGTACATTATTAACATGTTAGTCATGGGGTTCTGGCACGGGGTCACCTGGTACTATATCACTTACGGGCTGTTCCACGGGGTCGCACTGGTGGTTAACGATGCTTGGTTGCGGTACAAGAAGAAGCACCGGGCCAGCGTACCGCACAACGGTTTCACGCAGATCTTTGCCATTTTCTTAACGGCTAACTTGGTCTGCTTTAGTTTCCTGATTTTCTCAGGATTCTTAAATACACTCTGGTTTACCAAATAA
- the ribF gene encoding riboflavin biosynthesis protein RibF: protein MEVIRIHHPLDARQLPEDPVVLAMGFFDGVHRGHQAVINRAKALARVQGVKLAVLTYDHHPALVYRPLTVDDQKYLSTPERKLRQLERLGVDRVFLVNYTGEFAAQTPQEFVDHYLVAFHTTTAVAGFDHTYGPKDIATMARLPEYAQGRFQVETVPEETATQDKISSTRIRQAMKAGQIDTVNDLLGYTYRTTGVVVHGEARGRTIGFPTANVLTPTNEWQPGIGIYTARLKVGAIWYPGMVSVGRNVTFGDDRPITVEMNLLDFHGNLYGEPVEVEWHHRLRGEVKFTGADALVEQLKKDEVATRAYFTALAAHE from the coding sequence ATGGAAGTTATTCGAATACACCACCCGCTGGATGCACGACAGTTGCCTGAGGACCCGGTCGTTTTGGCCATGGGCTTCTTTGATGGCGTCCACCGCGGGCATCAGGCTGTGATCAACCGGGCCAAGGCATTGGCGCGGGTTCAGGGCGTCAAACTGGCTGTGCTGACGTATGATCATCATCCTGCCTTGGTTTACCGGCCCCTGACGGTCGATGACCAGAAGTACCTGAGTACGCCGGAGCGAAAGTTACGGCAATTGGAACGCTTAGGCGTTGATCGGGTCTTCTTGGTTAACTACACGGGCGAATTTGCGGCCCAGACGCCGCAAGAGTTTGTGGACCACTACCTGGTAGCCTTTCATACGACGACGGCTGTCGCGGGATTTGACCACACTTATGGGCCCAAAGATATTGCGACCATGGCGCGGTTGCCTGAATACGCCCAAGGGCGGTTTCAGGTCGAAACCGTTCCTGAGGAGACGGCAACGCAGGATAAGATCAGTTCGACGCGTATTCGCCAGGCCATGAAAGCGGGCCAAATCGATACGGTCAACGACCTGTTGGGGTACACTTACCGGACCACGGGCGTGGTGGTCCACGGGGAAGCTCGGGGCCGTACGATTGGGTTCCCGACAGCCAACGTCTTGACGCCCACGAATGAGTGGCAACCGGGGATTGGGATTTACACGGCCCGGTTGAAAGTCGGTGCAATCTGGTACCCGGGGATGGTCTCAGTGGGCCGTAACGTGACGTTCGGGGATGACCGGCCGATCACTGTCGAGATGAATCTCCTGGATTTCCACGGTAACCTATACGGCGAACCCGTTGAAGTGGAATGGCATCACCGGTTGCGCGGCGAGGTCAAGTTCACCGGTGCGGATGCACTAGTGGAACAATTGAAAAAAGATGAGGTGGCGACCCGGGCGTACTTTACCGCGTTAGCTGCTCATGAATAA